A stretch of the Mercenaria mercenaria strain notata unplaced genomic scaffold, MADL_Memer_1 contig_3168, whole genome shotgun sequence genome encodes the following:
- the LOC128552800 gene encoding uncharacterized protein LOC128552800 — MKNLNALYFCILIIAVTVASVSSIRCYECTLCNDPFDESSASITSCDGTCVKFQSDGSVARQCSYYMFGDSCEKIQGVETCSCTSDLCNSASGISISVAVVSFSVICMFLWMK; from the exons atgaaaaacttgaATGCACTGtacttttgtattttaattattgcGGTAACAG ttgcAAGTGTGTCGTCCATAAGATGCTACGAGTGCACCTTGTGCAATGATCCCTTTGATGAAAGTAGTGCTTCAATAACCTCTTGTGACGGGACATGTGTTAAATTTCAATCGGACGGca GTGTGGCTAGACAATGTTCATACTACATGTTTGGAGACTCTTGTGAAAAAATACAAGGCGTTGAAACATGTTCATGTACATCAGATCTTTGTAACAGTGCTTCCGGGATCAGCATTTCAGTGGCCGTTGTCAGTTTTTCCGTTATTTGCATGTTCCTGTGGATGAAATAA